TATCGGTAAGCTTATCAAAATCTTCACGTTTAAACCCTAAACCTTGAAGTATCTTTTCGGTATCACCCTGATAGTTGTAACCTCCCAATATTTCGTATTGGTGCTGCAACTCATTGATATCGACCATAAGTTGATGGTACCCATCGCTTTCATAATCGGTGCGCTCTGCCATTTGGGTATTTACAGCTTCCATTTGGGCTTCCAAAGCTTTAATTTCGGTAAATGCTTCGTAAGATTCCTCCAAAACGGTCCGCCCAAAAATAAAATCTATGTCTTGTTTTAAAAACCCTATTTTCAACTCTTTATCTGCTGCAATTTGCCCGGTATCGGGTTCCATTTCTTTCGATAAAATCTTGAGCATGGTTGATTTACCTGCGCCGTTCTTGCCTATAAGCCCTACTCTGTCGCCATTGCCAAGTTTAAACGTTATATCTTCAAAGAGATATTCTCCTTGAAATGAAATCGATAAGTTATGAATATTCATCATAGAAATGTAACTTTTATTACAGTGGCTTTGTTATTAAAATAGTACTTTTGACCTTATTTTTCGCTTTATTGGCAATAAATTCTAGGTTTCATTTTTTTACATAAAACGAAATTTATTCCTGAATTCGGTTGCAAAAATACGTTAAATTATATGTTTAAAAAAGGAACTAAATTATATAGCATATTTATGGGAACATGCCCAAAATGCCATGAGGAATCAATGTACATCAACAAGAACCCTTATGCATTACCCGAACTTTTAGATATGCACGAAAAATGCAGTAACTGCGGCACTAAATACAAAATCGAACCTTCTTTTTTTTATGGCGCTATGTACGTAAGCTACGCTGTGGGCATTGCCTTTGCTGTAGCAGCCTTTGTAATAAGCTACTTTGTTTTTAATGCGGGCCTTAATTACATATTTGCCTCGATTATTGGCACCTTAATTGTATTTATGCCTGTAATTATGCGACTTTCCAGAAACATATGGATTAACTTTTTTATGAGCTACGATAAATCGCTTGCCAAGAAAAAATGATGTTTTGGGCGCTACCATAAGGGTCGGGCTTTACGCTACAAGTCCGCGCTCGTACCTCGCTGTGGGCTTTTCACTGCAATCCCTAGCGCAACAACCCCCAATGCTAAGGCACAGAACATTTCATAAACAACCCCAAAAACTATTCCTGAAACCGATTAATATCAATCGCTTTTTCTAACGGAGTACCATCTTCAATAAACTTATAAAGTTGGCGGGCTACATACGGACCAATCATAACGCCTCGCGTACCCAAACCATTTAGTACAAACATATTTTTATGGCTTTGGTGTTGCCCCACCAAAGGCCTACGATCTTTAACTGTTGGCCTAACACCAGCCACTTGGTTAACGATTTTAAATTCGCATTTAACCAACTTCGTTAGTTTGCTCAAAAGATTCTCTTTTGCTCGTTCTGTTGTGGCATGATTCAGATCTTTCCACTCGTAGGTTGCACCAACAATATAAAGGTTGCCTTCAATGGGAATTAAAAACACACCTGCCTTTAAAACATAATCGATGTTCAAATTAGGCGCTTCAATAATTAATAATTCGCCTTTTGTTGGCACCAAGGGTAAATCTTTAAAAAAAGGATTCTTCACCAATCCAAACCCTTCGGCAAAAACAATACATTTTGATGTAATGTTGTTATACACAATGCTGTTATTTTCCGAATGCAAAGCTCCATAATCAAAAGATTGCCTTATTAATTGCCCCTGCTTTTCTAAATTGGAGGTATAAGCTTCAACTAGTTCTTTTACATCAATTCTACCAGTATGCAAAACTTTACCAAACCCAAAAGGTGCATTAATCGCTTTGTTATTGTTTTTAATGATGTTTGTTGACAAACACCCCGAAAGTAAAGGCTTATCTGAAGCGGCAAACCAATCGTTTTGCTCTTCGAGTGATGCAAATTTTCGGTAAACCGGTATTTTATAATCTAATTTTACGTTCAGCTCCTTTTCAATTTTTGCGTAAAGTGGCAAGGCTATTTCAAGCTGTTCTTTACTTTTCCAAACCGAGGTAAAACGCTTTAATACAACCGGATTGTACAAACCACCCGCAACAACCGACGACTGTTGCGAAGCATCATCAAAAACCACAAACGATTTATTGTTTGCCTTGAGTTGTTCGCAAAAACTAATGCCCGCAATACCAATACCTACTATAATATAATCTACCTGCATAATTTTAAAACGAATATACTTAGAAAACCAGTTTTCGTAAAGCAATACACAAAAAAAAGACCATCGTTATGGCGATGATCTTTTTAGTATTAATGATGTTTCAAACGGATTAGTAGGTCCACATATCCAATTCAAAATCTCTAATTTTATCTTTAATCCTTTCAGATTCCAACAGCTGCATCAACGCATTGTCAGAAACATAGTCCGAAATGGCTCGGTCTTGCTGTACATTTTCTTCTTTATAAATATAGGCTTGAAAACGTCTTGCATTTAACACATGGTCGAAAGAAAATGGCATAGAGCTGTTTTTGTTATTGAACGATTTAGCTTCATGCAATACCGCTCTGGCATCTGGGAAAAACACCCAAAACAACTCAACTAAATCTGGTGTATCAGAATCAATAAAGTTAACATCTGGTGCAACTGGGGCAATTCCCAACAACCTATATTTCATTTCAGCTTGGCGCTTATCGAAATACCAAAGTCCTCTTATACGATATTCTTTAATATCTGCTGCAGTGATGTCTCTTCTTATGATATACTGTGGAGATAATTCTTCCCCGGCATTAATCTGCTCAATACCCAGTTCTGTAGTATCAATTAATGTTAATGCACCTTCTATATCTTTTAAGGTTCGTTTTGTGGTAAAATAAGAATCGTCGTAAATATTCTTTATATTACCGTTTTCGATATTCTTCATAAGCACATCGTACAACGATCTTCTGTTGCTACCGATATTGTTGGTATCTATAGGATAGTACAAAGGGAAGTTTGCACGTTCATCAAGAACAATTTTTTCCCATACTTGTTTAGAATACAAGATATCCCTATCATCAACATAACCATATTCCAATGGCTTATCATTGTCAACTGCTTTTTGGGATTCGGTACGAACACCAATTTCCTCGGGACTTTTGGCATTAAGTATATTCGCTTGAGCAAACGTACTTGAGGCCGTTATAACAGTTGCAGCGGTTAATAAAAAACTTTTTAGATTCATCTTAAATTGTATTTTGCATTATCAATATTTGGGATGGTTTAAGCACAACCACCCCAAATAGTTTTTCTAGTTTGTAAGCTCGATAAGTACTGGAGACACTTTTTTAAGTATCACACTAACTCCACTTGCTTTGGCTTCAATATCAAATATTTGAACCGAAGAACCACGTTTTGCTTTACGCAATGCACTTTTTGCTCTACTATCTAACTTATTACCGTTAACATTTATTGTAGGCTGCCCTGGAACTTTAAATTTAAATCCAGTTACACGCAATGGCAATTCGAAATCGAAATCGTCGAACATAGCGCCAACGGTAGAGATTTCAAGACTGTTACGTTGCATTTTAACCTGACCGTCTTCACCTCTAATGGTTCCTGTTGGTTTTGGTAAATCTTTAATTCGGAATTTAGCGTTATCGCTAACTTTTTTACCATCTGGTAAAGTACCTGTAACGTTAATAGTTACTTCTCTACCTCTAATTCTTGTAGCATCCATTACATAACGGCTACCACCAGCACTAGATAAACCTTGTGCGCTGGCATTAACTTTGTTATCTGGAATACCGGCAAACGAAATGGTCATTGGGTTCTTAACACCACGGTAAACCACGTTCATTTTATCAGCCGATATAGTTGCTGCATTAGGCTTGGCTACAGTAGCGAAAGAAGAGTTAACTGGTACTTCAATTTCTTCACCATCTTCTCCAAAGATTAATTTACCTTCAATCTTGTGCTCACCAACACCGCCTGTACCTATCTTCAGTTTTACTTTACCATCTTCAATAGAATATTGATCTTCGGAAAGTTTTCTGCCATCTAAAGTCAACTCTACTCGTTTTGGTTTCGTTGTAGCATCTTTACGTCCTAAAACAATTTGTCCATCAAATTGCTCACCGTTAAAGTAAGCTGATTTAGAAGTCTCCATCAAAGTGGTGTAATTGGTCATAGACACCTCGCTAGAAAGTGTACCTTGCAACATATTTGATAAAATCTCAGACTCAGTTGTTTTGATATCGGCTTGCAGTTGGGTCATTTTAGTTAATGACGCGACTAAAGGGAAACCTTTATAATGATAATCCAACCAATCGATTTTAATACCATCTCTATTGATTTCCTTATCAGTGCTGAATTTTTCCTTCACATCCTTAACAATGTGTTCCATACCCGGTTGGTCATCAAGAATTTTAACCACGCCTTCTCTAAACGAGTTGATTTGATTTAAAAATTCTTGTCCCGCTGGTTTTAACTTGTCGCCTTTAAAGAAATTCTCGTCAAGGTAAGTACCTTTGTCCATAATTTCGTAATCGGTAGCATCATCAAGATCTTCTGTCATTTTACCTTTTAAATCTTCTAAATAAGCATCGAACTCATGCGCCAAGGCATCAATTTGATCGGCTTTAGCTTTTAAAGGCTTATATTTTTCTGGCTGATCTGCCGCTTTTTGTTCTAAGCTTGCTACAAAGTTATTATTTCTTTGTTCTGTAGCTTGGTTAGACTTTGTAAGCTTTTCGTTCATTAATCCGAATGCTGAAAGAACTTCCTTCGACATATTCAATGCAAGCATTGCAATGAATATCAAGTACATCAGATTAATCATTTTCTGTCTAGGTGATAAATTTCCTTGTGCCATGTTTAATTAGGTTTTTGGTTAATTAATAAATTTAGGATTAACCCCTAATTATTTGTTCATAGCAGACAGCATACCACCGTAAACACCATTTAGTGATGAAAGATTAGATGCTAATGATTGCATTTGTTCTTTTAATTTAGCAGCATTTTCTACAGATTCTTCATTAATAGCGGCTTGCTTGTTAATGCTCTCTAACTGTACTTTGTACAAGCTATTTAAAGACTCCATTTGTGCAGCGGCCAATGATAATTCTTCACCATATTTCTTAGTTGCTTCAATTGAATCAACAGTAGTTGACATATTTTTGGCTGCACCTTCAAAGTTTTTGATGCTATCGCCTAAACTTGCGATTAATTCGCCATCAATTTTAGCTTCTTTTAATAAATTATCTAATTTTTTAGACAACATACCTTGAGCTTCTTCATTTGATTCGCTTCGGTTTGATTGTCCTCCAGCTAATTCTGGGTAAACTAAAGACCAATCTAAATCTTCATCAACAGGTTCGAATGCCGATAAGGCGAAAATAATTGCTTCTGTTACCAAACCAATGGTTAACATAACATTACCTGTAAGTGGCCCTATTTCAAAGTGAATAATTTTAAATAGTGCTCCAACAATTACAATTGCAGCCCCTAATCCATAGGCCATATTCATGAATTTCTTGTTTGCTTTTGACTTTGCCATAATTTTCGGTTTTTAAATTTTAAGTAGATCCTTCTTCTACTTAAGTAGGTTAATTAATAGTTTATGATTTTGATTTGATTTGATTAAATGTTAGTTACCGTTGCTTGTTACTTTTGTCCCCATGTAATCTTGAACGGTTCTGAAACCTATATAACTTCTTGCAGAATCTGCATATTCATAATCTCTAGAACTTACTTGTAAAAAGTAGGCTACATCTTTCCAAGATCCCCCGCGAACGATTTTACGTTGGTTGTCATCATCGTTCACACTTGGATTGATTGTTGATGTATATTGATATGACGATGGATCGTAAGATGCATTTACCCATTCTGCCACGTTACCAGCCATGTTATAAAGATTATAATCGTTTGGCTCGTACGATTTAGCCTCTACCGTATAAAGTGCTTGGTCTGCGGCATAATCGCCACGTACTGGTTTAAAGTTTGCCATAAAACAACCTCTATCACTTTTTGTGTATGGGCCACCCCAAGGGTAAGTTGCGGCTTGAAGCCCACCTCTTGCAGCATACTCCCACTCTGCCTCAGATGGCAACCTGAAAGTATTGACTAAAGCAGCTCCTTTTTTGGATTTTTGGTAAGAGTTTTTGTTAATGGTTCTCCATTCACAAAACGCTTTAGCCTGATCCCAAGTTACTCCAACAACAGGATATTCACTGTATGCATCGTGCCAAAAATAATCGTTGTGCATAGGTTCGTTGTATGAGTAAGCGAAATCTCTAATCCAAACAGTCGTATCTGGGTATACTTCAATTTCTTCTTTGATAATAAGATCTTTACGCTTAACACCTCTGTTTCTTGCCGCTTCTTGGATATCCATGTGGCTGTACTGAAACTTGAATTTTGTAACATCCCAAGTCCGTTGTCCATTATAAGACTCTTCCAACGGTAAATACATGGTATCCATAACCTCGGTATAATACTCATCTGGATAATCTGAGGTATCGAATACTAACTCGATATCTTTATTTATTTTTCTACCTTCGTAACCTGTTGGGCCCAAACCTGTATAGTTTTCAAACATATACTTTTCATAGACGGACATATTAGCGGTATCGGCATCTTTAAATGCATATTCACCAATACCACCATCTTCTGGTAACATGCCAACTTCATCGGCCAAAACAGCCAACCTATATCTTATAATGGAATCTCTAACCCAATTTACAAACTGGCGATATTCGCTATTTGTAATTTCGGTAGCATCCATATAAAAGGCTCTTACGGTTACCGTTTTAGAGGGTGCATCTTGCACACCTGCTAAATCATCATCGGCTTTACCCATTATAAATGCACCTCCTGGAATTAGTTCCATTCCATAAGGTTTTTCTGGGTGCCATTTTTTTCCTTTAACACCTACCAATTCTCCTCTATCTTTAGAGCCACAACTGGTTAGTATTGCAAATACTGCGGTTAATAATATAAACTTCTTCATATCCATAGAAAACTCGAGGTTAATTATTCATGCTTCAATTTTGAGAGCGTAAACATATTTATATATTTTTTAAAAAACAACTTTTTATCTAAAAAAATAACGTTTCATCGTGAAAAAATAGCATTTCAACGATAAAATGAGCGGTTTAACCCTTGTTCGTTGGTTAAACACTATTCTTTCTAAACGCCTTATACCAACGCTCTGGCACCTTATTATTACATGCATCTAGATAATCTTGATGCATGCATGGTAATAACGTATGTCTTTTTAATTTATTATTGACTTCAGCCAAAAAAGGAATCTCAATCCACCATCGTCCTGTTTTATTACTTTTATAAAACACAAGCTCTTGATCCTCAACCAATGTGATGAATTTTTGGTAACTTCTGTCATCCGAAAAATCATCATCTTTAACCCTGTAATTAACACCTTCAACAAAATACCAAAGTATTTGTGCCACAAGCATAGCCGTCATTTCATCATCTTTTGAGGGCTTATACTCATAAACCCCAAAGGAACTTACTTTATTACTTATGCCTGCATAACGGGCAATGGCACAAATTTCCTTTCCATCCAGTCCATTGGGTGAAAATTTTTGCTTTAGGCTAACTTCAGAACTTTTTACTGCCTTTAGGTCTACACTCACAATATGAGCATCTCGCAAAGCCGGTTCTACAGTAGTTATATCTTTTGACACCTCCCCCAAACGATAAGATTCAAAATACAGGCTATCCATCAAGTCGATTTCTTCTTGTGAATTAAAATAGGTTTGATAACCTATATTGGCGTAATTAAATAGATTGTAGGGTTTATCTAGAATAATTTTCCCAACAAAACTGTTATTCTTTATGGGCTTTGTTGAATCGCCAAGGTTGAACTGTGCATCAACATTAACAATGTTGACCATAGGTATTAATGCGTCGTATGCACGGTAATTGGCATAAGTTAGGTCTTGGGATCCTCCCAAAATTACCGGAATCACTTTTTTCTTAACCAAAATACCAATTGCTTCTTTAAGAGCAAAGTATGTATCTTCAACACTTTCACCCTTATTTATATCGCCTAAATCGGCAATATTGGTATTCCAGCTTCCAGGAAAGAGGCTATAAAATGATTTTC
This genomic stretch from Flavobacteriaceae bacterium GSB9 harbors:
- the gldL gene encoding gliding motility protein GldL, whose protein sequence is MAKSKANKKFMNMAYGLGAAIVIVGALFKIIHFEIGPLTGNVMLTIGLVTEAIIFALSAFEPVDEDLDWSLVYPELAGGQSNRSESNEEAQGMLSKKLDNLLKEAKIDGELIASLGDSIKNFEGAAKNMSTTVDSIEATKKYGEELSLAAAQMESLNSLYKVQLESINKQAAINEESVENAAKLKEQMQSLASNLSSLNGVYGGMLSAMNK
- a CDS encoding DUF983 domain-containing protein → MFKKGTKLYSIFMGTCPKCHEESMYINKNPYALPELLDMHEKCSNCGTKYKIEPSFFYGAMYVSYAVGIAFAVAAFVISYFVFNAGLNYIFASIIGTLIVFMPVIMRLSRNIWINFFMSYDKSLAKKK
- a CDS encoding formimidoylglutamase → MNFNFLSPVSDLVLAHNELLSAQALGRKIKIHSERDGVPDLEGVDIAVLGVLENRNDVDYIGEEFQLNEIRKSFYSLFPGSWNTNIADLGDINKGESVEDTYFALKEAIGILVKKKVIPVILGGSQDLTYANYRAYDALIPMVNIVNVDAQFNLGDSTKPIKNNSFVGKIILDKPYNLFNYANIGYQTYFNSQEEIDLMDSLYFESYRLGEVSKDITTVEPALRDAHIVSVDLKAVKSSEVSLKQKFSPNGLDGKEICAIARYAGISNKVSSFGVYEYKPSKDDEMTAMLVAQILWYFVEGVNYRVKDDDFSDDRSYQKFITLVEDQELVFYKSNKTGRWWIEIPFLAEVNNKLKRHTLLPCMHQDYLDACNNKVPERWYKAFRKNSV
- the gldM gene encoding gliding motility protein GldM; amino-acid sequence: MAQGNLSPRQKMINLMYLIFIAMLALNMSKEVLSAFGLMNEKLTKSNQATEQRNNNFVASLEQKAADQPEKYKPLKAKADQIDALAHEFDAYLEDLKGKMTEDLDDATDYEIMDKGTYLDENFFKGDKLKPAGQEFLNQINSFREGVVKILDDQPGMEHIVKDVKEKFSTDKEINRDGIKIDWLDYHYKGFPLVASLTKMTQLQADIKTTESEILSNMLQGTLSSEVSMTNYTTLMETSKSAYFNGEQFDGQIVLGRKDATTKPKRVELTLDGRKLSEDQYSIEDGKVKLKIGTGGVGEHKIEGKLIFGEDGEEIEVPVNSSFATVAKPNAATISADKMNVVYRGVKNPMTISFAGIPDNKVNASAQGLSSAGGSRYVMDATRIRGREVTINVTGTLPDGKKVSDNAKFRIKDLPKPTGTIRGEDGQVKMQRNSLEISTVGAMFDDFDFELPLRVTGFKFKVPGQPTINVNGNKLDSRAKSALRKAKRGSSVQIFDIEAKASGVSVILKKVSPVLIELTN
- the gldK gene encoding gliding motility lipoprotein GldK; protein product: MKKFILLTAVFAILTSCGSKDRGELVGVKGKKWHPEKPYGMELIPGGAFIMGKADDDLAGVQDAPSKTVTVRAFYMDATEITNSEYRQFVNWVRDSIIRYRLAVLADEVGMLPEDGGIGEYAFKDADTANMSVYEKYMFENYTGLGPTGYEGRKINKDIELVFDTSDYPDEYYTEVMDTMYLPLEESYNGQRTWDVTKFKFQYSHMDIQEAARNRGVKRKDLIIKEEIEVYPDTTVWIRDFAYSYNEPMHNDYFWHDAYSEYPVVGVTWDQAKAFCEWRTINKNSYQKSKKGAALVNTFRLPSEAEWEYAARGGLQAATYPWGGPYTKSDRGCFMANFKPVRGDYAADQALYTVEAKSYEPNDYNLYNMAGNVAEWVNASYDPSSYQYTSTINPSVNDDDNQRKIVRGGSWKDVAYFLQVSSRDYEYADSARSYIGFRTVQDYMGTKVTSNGN
- the gldN gene encoding gliding motility protein GldN, with the protein product MNLKSFLLTAATVITASSTFAQANILNAKSPEEIGVRTESQKAVDNDKPLEYGYVDDRDILYSKQVWEKIVLDERANFPLYYPIDTNNIGSNRRSLYDVLMKNIENGNIKNIYDDSYFTTKRTLKDIEGALTLIDTTELGIEQINAGEELSPQYIIRRDITAADIKEYRIRGLWYFDKRQAEMKYRLLGIAPVAPDVNFIDSDTPDLVELFWVFFPDARAVLHEAKSFNNKNSSMPFSFDHVLNARRFQAYIYKEENVQQDRAISDYVSDNALMQLLESERIKDKIRDFELDMWTY
- a CDS encoding FAD-binding oxidoreductase, which translates into the protein MQVDYIIVGIGIAGISFCEQLKANNKSFVVFDDASQQSSVVAGGLYNPVVLKRFTSVWKSKEQLEIALPLYAKIEKELNVKLDYKIPVYRKFASLEEQNDWFAASDKPLLSGCLSTNIIKNNNKAINAPFGFGKVLHTGRIDVKELVEAYTSNLEKQGQLIRQSFDYGALHSENNSIVYNNITSKCIVFAEGFGLVKNPFFKDLPLVPTKGELLIIEAPNLNIDYVLKAGVFLIPIEGNLYIVGATYEWKDLNHATTERAKENLLSKLTKLVKCEFKIVNQVAGVRPTVKDRRPLVGQHQSHKNMFVLNGLGTRGVMIGPYVARQLYKFIEDGTPLEKAIDINRFQE